A window of Chrysoperla carnea chromosome 3, inChrCarn1.1, whole genome shotgun sequence genomic DNA:
ttttattttaacgtttttatttgttatcgAATCACCGTATTATGATGTAATCATTGATAAAAAAGATAAAGCGTTAAAatcattagaaaaattaaaattatcgaaaaatattgaacaagaTTTATTTGTAATTGAAGAATTTATTCAAGAACAACAAAAATCTGTTggatttatgaaattatttaaaaagaaacaaaatcagTTATCATGTCTCTTTGTAACTGGGTACCAAATTGCAAACACTTTTACAGGAATTGACTTTATCCTAATCTATATGTACTTCATTGTTGAACTAGTTACTGAAGATTCTCAATATGAATTTCAAACATCATTGTTATTTTCAAGTTCCGGTTTAATTATGTGTGTAATAAcatcatttttaattgataaatgggGTCGACGaccattatttattatgtcatCGAttctaacatcattatttttatttattctaggAGCATATTTCTATTTACTTAACTATAATGAAAGTATCAAAAGATTTGGGTATgttgtaattatttgtttagttctatataaaatttctatatcaATCGGCTTATCCAGTTTACCAAAAGTCTGTGCTGGAGAATTATTTGAACCAAAGTTTGTTCACATTGGCTCAAGTATTTCGAGAACATTGTATAATTTGtctagttttttaattgtatggacgaattcttatttaatacaaattattggCATGAGtggtatttttattgaatttggtgtaatttgtttaatttttggtgtTGCTTTTACATTAATTGTACCtgagacaaaaaataaatccttGGAACGGATTCAACTGGAATTAaaacagtataaaattaattcaaaaaatatataaacaaaagtcATAAAGTAGGTATTTAATCTAGATGTGATGACTAATAAAAAGAGATTTCTAATGTGTTCTGTATGTTCTttatgcatacattttttgcATATCATTTTCTAATAACACTGAGTgtaaaaacatttcttatttacaaatttttttcggaaatcGTTATCTTTTGGAGGAAATCCCACTTAAAAATCTACCATCGAAAGAAAACATTCTggctacagaaaaatgtttcagtcAAAAGtgtcaaatacaaaatttacctCTACCCATGACCTTGACCTGAAATTTGAGTTTCACGGTCGTTTAATCTTGATCTTCAAagtatcttgaaaatttacctgtactaaaaagttattaacacaaaCGAATGATctttattgtccttgataactttattctaaaaaatttttaagtcgcatttcctccgattttgaataaaaataatagttttttatgaagattatgaactttctaatttcaagtgttcatttatctcttacctttgaggatctaaattgactattaaaacaACTCGGAGAACCAGGTCCTATCTAATGTTAGAAAATAATGCTCCTAATCAATCTCCTCAACTACTTTTGTGCAaggattggttaactacaaaacgagctattagccataatatatttaaatggttCACAATGGTTCTGGActtacttcttttttatttataggcaattttattacagatatgacaTACAAATTACAcacgaaacaaaattaaatctttatattatttctcaaaCCTGTTTCTTCAAATCGGTATATTTTTTAACCGTAAGtctatttttcgaaattacTCAACACATGAACTTTCAAATGAATGgtaaatcatgaaaattgatattaacTGGAAATCTCGAAGAACCTCCTTCCTTATATCCTAATCCaggaataaggaagatttcGCTATATGACAAAAAAACCAGTCtatagaaaattaatataataagataATATTAAGTGTCCGGTAAacactttcaattttaatttaaaataaactacgtatataaatatgatatttattgttttaaagttttaactcCAGATTATATCCTATGGTTGATGTTGAGTCCTTGTAACTATTAAGAAATTATATCCGAATAGAGCACATTatgttttcaaatgttaatatttttattacctacttatttgtcaatatttattaaagatatgaaaaataaagcttgataacataaaagtattatatttttgtgcaaCATCAACAAGTTTGAATAAAGATACAAATTCATTCaaagaaagtgttttttttttaaatgatacctTTTTTCGAGACATGTTTTTGCAACACTGctaatataatatcaataaaatactgCCAACTTGGATCACCAAACGTTGATTTTTAAGATTGAAATATTGAGATAACACAATTTTGACTGGACCTGCAATAGAATTTCACACGGTATGAATTGATTCAATATGGAACAGTCAAAAGGAATCAAAATTACATAGGACAGTCAAAGGAtacgtttaaaatataaaattcttgtaatctttattttgaaatttttgattctttattatttttatttttcaaaaatatctgtATTTCttctaaacttttatttttagtttctgGAAATACCATAATTATAATCACAGTATTAATTGTACAACATAAACAGAATAACCAAAATACACTATATATACCAAAATTGATTGATATTATTCGATACGATTGAATGACAATAAAACGTAATATGTTACCATAAAATTCTATGAAGCAAGACGCAATTGCAATTAAGTTCGAAGGAAACATTTCTCCGACACATACTTGCGGTAATGGTGTAATACCTATGCTCATGGtaattttagacaaaattaagaatataacaggtaataatgtaatttctgttatatattcaaaatcaatgtactttaaaaagaaatataacccgattaaaaataagcaaattgCTGTAGAAGAAGTTGACACAATTAATAATGGTCGTCTACCCCATGTGTCAACGAAAAAACTTGCTAATACAACGGTGAAAACACCAACAGTTGCGAAAGCTATTGAAGCATAATTCGATGATATATCACTACCAATTTCATCGAAAATAGTTTGAGCATATGCTAAAATGACATTTATACCTGTTAGTGCATTTGTTGTGGTTAAAAGTAATGTATAGAATAGTGCTTTTCGATTCGAATCAATTCGAAATAAATCcaaatatgaaacatttttgtctTTTAATTCTTTGATATACTCTTggatttcaattaatttttcttgattGTCATTACtcacttgaaatttttctaaggCATCGTATGCTAATTTCGGTTGGTTTGAAATTACCGAATAGTAGGGAGATTCAGGCATGAacgaaaaacttaaaataaacaacaaaattataaatatcaatataatactATTTACTGTAATTGAGACATATGGCCCCATTGCATAAATAATTAAGACACCTATGTTATATTCAGCCATAATAATTGACCCTAATCGTCCACGACGAGTTGGAGAACTAATTTCACTTATATACATCGGAACAATTGGTGTCGCACCAGCAATACCTATCCCGCATAATATACGACCGACTATTAAACTCCATACACTTGTTGTTGTCACAAATAATAGTGTGCCAATTAATATTGGTATTGTTGCAAGTACCAAGGTACGTTTTCGTCCTAAAACCATACCACCGATAGCACCCAATATGGGTGCTGGTATTGAACCGAATGTAAACGATGAAGCTATCCATGAATCTTCTTGTTGCGTTATATTTAATGTAGtggattcatttattttttgtaaaattggtCCAGACCAACCACCATGAACACCGAGTAGAAGATACATCATACTTGCTGcaaaagaaagaaaatgtaAATCAGTTTTTATGTAAAGTCAAACAGTGCGGGGACACAATTGAATATggactttgatatatttcatttacagaTTAACTTCATGGATTTGTACAACGCACTGCTAGATATACAGCTAGAGAGACTATAAGTCGATTTAGCTAATCAGAAGAAACCAGGCAATCCTGaagatgaaattttgcaaaCCTTTTTTATAAGTGAACCATAAACATAAGCGAAATGATATTCTGCTAAAATTGACTTGAGTATGTTGACATTGTTTTATAGGACAAAATGCCCAAATAAGAGTTTAGTTTATCATCAATCCATTCCACAAACTCGACCCCGCATTTCTCCGCTCACGAAGGAAAGGATTTAATGTATTGATTTTAGATTCAGTAAAAGTTTAGGTTTGTTAAAGTGGAATTGTTGTTAAAAACAGGTACCGAAACACCGTTTCGATTTATTTCGTCTAAATTTGAACTATGCAGGTAGTTTACGTATCCTCCAATGAGAGTAAGCAAGAGAGATATGTTCCGAGGTGAGACTCACTCAGTGTAAATACTCTAGTAGTGagtatattatcaatttttttatttttaatcaattttatagaCTAAAACCAATGGTCTTTTCCATTATTAAAATcacttacaaaaaaagaaaaaattactttttcaattcaaagCAACCCTCGAAGAATTTCAGAGAATGAATAACCAAACAAAATTATCCCCAAAAACATTATTCCCATCCCCAAACCTTATCATTGGCATGTTTATTCTATGGCATGTAAATTCCTCTTGTAAtccttttaacaataataaactattttctgtTTAAATTCTTAACAGGTAGTAGACACTCTGTATTTTAACTATTTCTAACACTTCGGAACATctttttaaaatccaaaaaggGTAAAGCAAAGTCAAAGCCTGCCTAGCTATgtgattgatattattttacgtATAAAAAAGATTCCCTTAATTATTTGACAATCTAAGAAACACGTATACACAtacaaatgaataataaaaacaaattaaataataaaaagtgtcataaaaataatatgcttaTGTGCATGTTATTTCCcgtcaaaataaaactttatagccacattattttttttcttcaaatattgaaGTTTAAGTTCTGCTAGAAAACggttactaatttaaaattaattgtatgcaGGTAATAAAAAATGAGGATCCCTACATTTACGAGTGCTTCCCATCTTGAaagtaaatataacaaattttgttgcGTGCCCCATAAACttcaataaataacaaaacttttgaatCTATTGCGGGACAATtacgttgtttttttaaataaattgaaaacataaacTTTACAAGAAATAAACATTGATATCGCATTAATACGTCATTtatgcatacaaatattttctgaatGACGCgctaaaatctatttttaatttcatatttaaattagtttaaattttcttggtaaggttgtttttaatttaaagtacctaaatttatcaaattaaataacatctaataaaaaaataaacttttgttagaaGCATTCCAGCAAT
This region includes:
- the LOC123295927 gene encoding facilitated trehalose transporter Tret1-like — its product is MQLRNALIISLSNILYGLQFLWASAVNSNKDDENHQRFTSNEIVWLLSIYPIGEAISPILILIFGNAAGRKQILLYTMALLSVTNIFLYSSNLYVILFTRILSAILLGFNCTMAPVLIGETSSSSVRGKYLTLLAINANFGLVAGFILIGKFSLQIYNLLLIITPIVLFILTFLFVIESPYYDVIIDKKDKALKSLEKLKLSKNIEQDLFVIEEFIQEQQKSVGFMKLFKKKQNQLSCLFVTGYQIANTFTGIDFILIYMYFIVELVTEDSQYEFQTSLLFSSSGLIMCVITSFLIDKWGRRPLFIMSSILTSLFLFILGAYFYLLNYNESIKRFGYVVIICLVLYKISISIGLSSLPKVCAGELFEPKFVHIGSSISRTLYNLSSFLIVWTNSYLIQIIGMSGIFIEFGVICLIFGVAFTLIVPETKNKSLERIQLELKQYKINSKNI
- the LOC123295411 gene encoding facilitated trehalose transporter Tret1-like, which encodes MSSNKKVSAMNSKNVVDFNLEFGINKNENIKRSFPFLQYFGAITASMMYLLLGVHGGWSGPILQKINESTTLNITQQEDSWIASSFTFGSIPAPILGAIGGMVLGRKRTLVLATIPILIGTLLFVTTTSVWSLIVGRILCGIGIAGATPIVPMYISEISSPTRRGRLGSIIMAEYNIGVLIIYAMGPYVSITVNSIILIFIILLFILSFSFMPESPYYSVISNQPKLAYDALEKFQVSNDNQEKLIEIQEYIKELKDKNVSYLDLFRIDSNRKALFYTLLLTTTNALTGINVILAYAQTIFDEIGSDISSNYASIAFATVGVFTVVLASFFVDTWGRRPLLIVSTSSTAICLFLIGLYFFLKYIDFEYITEITLLPVIFLILSKITMSIGITPLPQVCVGEMFPSNLIAIASCFIEFYGNILRFIVIQSYRIISINFGIYSVFWLFCLCCTINTVIIIMVFPETKNKSLEE